The proteins below come from a single Cololabis saira isolate AMF1-May2022 chromosome 2, fColSai1.1, whole genome shotgun sequence genomic window:
- the LOC133459719 gene encoding EGF-like repeat and discoidin I-like domain-containing protein 3 isoform X2: MKLIGNGIRVSLGTLSLLLCLYSVRGDYCEVNLCHNGATCVTGVGDEPFICICADGFGGDTCNLTETGPCNPNPCRNDGTCKVIAPTRRGDVFNEYVCTCQPGFEGVHCQINVNDCAKEPCNNGGICRDLDGDYTCQCTSPYVGKQCQQRCISLLGMEGGAIVESQITSSSVHYGVLGLQRWGPELARLNNHGIVNAWTSAAYDRNPWIEINMQKKMRLTGIITQGASRMGSAEYIKAFKMASSFDGISYITYKADGQRRDMVFVGNTDNDSTKTNLFDPPIVAQYIRIIPVVCRRACTLRLELVGCELNGCSESLGMKSRLISDEQLSASSKFRTWGIDTFTWHPQFARLDKAGKTNAWSPAHNNRSEWIQVDLQKTKRLTGIITQGAKDFGVVQFVSVFKVAYSNDGESWKVVNDENTGSDKLFQGNIDNNTHKKNLFEPPFYARYVRVIPWEWHERITLRMELLGCDD, translated from the exons ATGAAACTCATCGGAAACGGAATAAGAGTGTCTTTAGGAACCCTTTCCCTTCTGCTTTGCCTGTATTCAGTCAGAG GTGACTACTGTGAAGTAAACCTTTGCCACAATGGAGCCACGTGCGTTACAGGCGTAGGAGATGAACCCTTCATCTGCATCTGTGCGGACGGCTTTGGCGGCGACACCTGTAACCTGACGGAGACAG GACCCTGCAATCCCAACCCCTGTCGAAATGACGGGACTTGCAAGGTCATTGCTCCGACCAGACGTGGAGATGTCTTTAATGAGTACGTCTGCACGTGTCAGCCGGGTTTCGAGGGAGTGCACTGCCAGATCA ATGTGAACGACTGTGCAAAAGAGCCTTGTAACAATGGGGGGATATGTCGAGATCTTGATGGAGATTATACCTGCCAGTGCACCTCGCCATATGTCGGAAAGCAGTGCCAGCAAC GATGTATTTCTCTGCTGGGGATGGAAGGAGGAGCGATTGTGGAGTCCCAGATCACTTCTTCCTCTGTGCACTATGGTGTCCTGGGTCTTCAGCGCTGGGGTCCAGAGCTGGCTCGACTCAACAACCACGGCATCGTCAACGCCTGGACATCGGCAGCCTACGACAGAAACCCTTGGATAGAG ATCAACATGCAGAAGAAGATGCGTTTGACGGGCATCATCACTCAGGGAGCCAGTCGCATGGGCTCAGCCGAGTACATCAAAGCCTTCAAGATGGCAAGCAGCTTTGATGGGATCAGTTACATCACCTACAAAGCAGATGGCCAACGCAGGGATATG GTTTTTGTGGGCAACACTGATAACGACAGTACAAAGACAAACCTTTTCGACCCCCCTATCGTGGCCCAGTACATCCGCATCATCCCCGTGGTTTGTCGCCGGGCCTGCACGCTGCGCCTGGAGCTGGTGGGCTGTGAACTCAACG GTTGCTCGGAGTCTTTGGGAATGAAGTCTCGGCTCATCTCGGATGAGCAGCTCTCAGCCTCCAGCAAATTCCGCACGTGGGGCATCGATACTTTCACCTGGCACCCCCAGTTCGCCCGACTGGACAAGGCGGGGAAGACCAACGCCTGGTCTCCCGCCCACAACAACCGCTCCGAGTGGATCCAG GTTGATCTGCAGAAAACAAAGCGCCTCACTGGCATCATCACTCAGGGTGCTAAGGACTTTGGGGTGGTGCAGTTTGTTTCAGTGTTTAAAGTTGCATATAGCAACGACGGAGAGTCGTGGAAAGTAGTGAATGATGAGAACACCGGCAGTGATAAG
- the LOC133459719 gene encoding EGF-like repeat and discoidin I-like domain-containing protein 3 isoform X1, producing the protein MKLIGNGIRVSLGTLSLLLCLYSVRGDYCEVNLCHNGATCVTGVGDEPFICICADGFGGDTCNLTETGPCNPNPCRNDGTCKVIAPTRRGDVFNEYVCTCQPGFEGVHCQINVNDCAKEPCNNGGICRDLDGDYTCQCTSPYVGKQCQQRCISLLGMEGGAIVESQITSSSVHYGVLGLQRWGPELARLNNHGIVNAWTSAAYDRNPWIEINMQKKMRLTGIITQGASRMGSAEYIKAFKMASSFDGISYITYKADGQRRDMVFVGNTDNDSTKTNLFDPPIVAQYIRIIPVVCRRACTLRLELVGCELNVYSNTTGCSESLGMKSRLISDEQLSASSKFRTWGIDTFTWHPQFARLDKAGKTNAWSPAHNNRSEWIQVDLQKTKRLTGIITQGAKDFGVVQFVSVFKVAYSNDGESWKVVNDENTGSDKLFQGNIDNNTHKKNLFEPPFYARYVRVIPWEWHERITLRMELLGCDD; encoded by the exons ATGAAACTCATCGGAAACGGAATAAGAGTGTCTTTAGGAACCCTTTCCCTTCTGCTTTGCCTGTATTCAGTCAGAG GTGACTACTGTGAAGTAAACCTTTGCCACAATGGAGCCACGTGCGTTACAGGCGTAGGAGATGAACCCTTCATCTGCATCTGTGCGGACGGCTTTGGCGGCGACACCTGTAACCTGACGGAGACAG GACCCTGCAATCCCAACCCCTGTCGAAATGACGGGACTTGCAAGGTCATTGCTCCGACCAGACGTGGAGATGTCTTTAATGAGTACGTCTGCACGTGTCAGCCGGGTTTCGAGGGAGTGCACTGCCAGATCA ATGTGAACGACTGTGCAAAAGAGCCTTGTAACAATGGGGGGATATGTCGAGATCTTGATGGAGATTATACCTGCCAGTGCACCTCGCCATATGTCGGAAAGCAGTGCCAGCAAC GATGTATTTCTCTGCTGGGGATGGAAGGAGGAGCGATTGTGGAGTCCCAGATCACTTCTTCCTCTGTGCACTATGGTGTCCTGGGTCTTCAGCGCTGGGGTCCAGAGCTGGCTCGACTCAACAACCACGGCATCGTCAACGCCTGGACATCGGCAGCCTACGACAGAAACCCTTGGATAGAG ATCAACATGCAGAAGAAGATGCGTTTGACGGGCATCATCACTCAGGGAGCCAGTCGCATGGGCTCAGCCGAGTACATCAAAGCCTTCAAGATGGCAAGCAGCTTTGATGGGATCAGTTACATCACCTACAAAGCAGATGGCCAACGCAGGGATATG GTTTTTGTGGGCAACACTGATAACGACAGTACAAAGACAAACCTTTTCGACCCCCCTATCGTGGCCCAGTACATCCGCATCATCCCCGTGGTTTGTCGCCGGGCCTGCACGCTGCGCCTGGAGCTGGTGGGCTGTGAACTCAACG TTTATTCAAACACGACAGGTTGCTCGGAGTCTTTGGGAATGAAGTCTCGGCTCATCTCGGATGAGCAGCTCTCAGCCTCCAGCAAATTCCGCACGTGGGGCATCGATACTTTCACCTGGCACCCCCAGTTCGCCCGACTGGACAAGGCGGGGAAGACCAACGCCTGGTCTCCCGCCCACAACAACCGCTCCGAGTGGATCCAG GTTGATCTGCAGAAAACAAAGCGCCTCACTGGCATCATCACTCAGGGTGCTAAGGACTTTGGGGTGGTGCAGTTTGTTTCAGTGTTTAAAGTTGCATATAGCAACGACGGAGAGTCGTGGAAAGTAGTGAATGATGAGAACACCGGCAGTGATAAG